TAGTTTGATGGTCATATGCATCAGGAATATTAGAAAGATAAATCATTACCTTGTTTTTGGTTGTGAATTATTGGGAAATTAAACTAATTGTATTTTATACATGATATCTCTAATAACTTGGCACAGTATTTTGCAGCCCCATCAAAATGCACTTATACTACATGCATTTATGGATCTCTTTTGTTCGTTTGTTCGTGTTAATCTTTTCTCAGAGAAGGTAActgaatttgaaattttattttttctctctctgtctctctacAAATTTTATGGATCTCTTTTGATGATGCTACAAATGTACAACCTTTTGCATGCCATGTCAAGAGATGATCGAGATTGTGATTTTTATTATCGGTAATTTTCAGGTACTAGAGGCAGTAGGTCCTATTATTTTATTATCGACAGATACAAGAAAAATTAGAAATGAAGGCTTTTTAAGCCCATATCATCCTCGATATCCAGATATTTTTACAAATTCTGCTCATCCAATGGTAGACACTTCTTCTGCGTGATTTTTAGCTGTATTATTTTCAATTGTCCCCCCACCCCCCAAAATTTCAACTGTAATTGTTAGCTAACTGCTTCATTTTATTTGCTCCTTGCAGAGAGCCCAGGATCTTGCAAATGTTACTTCTTATCGAGAATGGGTGTTATTTGGGTATCTTGTTTATCCAGATGAGCTGCTTCGTGTTACTAGCATCGATATTGCTATGGTAAACCTTAATAGATTACACTTCTtgattgtaaaaataaatttggtGATTCGTTGCTATGTTATCCTTGACATTTTTATGTATTATGTGCCTTTAAGTAGTTCTCatagtttttttaataaagaAACAGGGGAGATGGCACTTGATTGTAATACTTGTGATTGTTGTACATATGTAAATGCTTTTGATCTTTTATGAAATCTGTCAAAGAATTTCAAGTTTTTATTATTCTATTAAGATTTTTCTTAGCATATCTGATAATTTAATTTGGGACTTTTTCCTTGCAGgcttatggttttgaaaattacttcaaaatttgaattaagaCGATTTTGCCGCACTACTGGTGCTGTTGCTATGGTAAGTCAGCTAGCATTTAATAGTACtcaaattttttgaattttttccaaAATTCTCTAACAATATTCTTATTTGTGTTACAGTTAAAGCTTAGCAACCCAGATGACCTGGGACAGTTAAAGAAACAGGGTAATTTGTTTGTTTccacttttgtttttttttcccaGTTTTTGTTTGTCTTGTTTAAAGACTGGTTGTTCTTTACAGGCCAGTctgattttctttctttttaaaaaaatctattttaggTTCTTAAACTGATTAAAAAAGGTATCGCGTTGACATCATACGCTGGAAAGCTGGTTGGGGTCATCTGGGACATGCTACTTCTGATTCTTCAATCCATAGtgctctttttcggattgtttgCAGGACTTCACAAGCATTGGAGGTCTGAATACTCTGTTTCTGTTTGGTCAgaattttctatttaattttgtttcttcACTGATTTTAGCCCCTTTATATGCTTTGGACCCCTTTTATGGTTTAATGGTTGTATGTAGACTGGCTATTCCTATATTTTTGGCAATCTTTACTACATTTTACTAAGGAGTTTTAACTTATCCATGCAGGCCATACAGATTGGAGCCACTAAAGTACTGTCAATGCTGTTGATGACAGCAGATTTCTTGCCACCATATTTTTCTGCAAGCAGCTTTGGTCTAGATGATAAACAGGTATAGCGTGTTCGAGTTAATCCATTTTCTTTCttgatcattaatttttttatttgaacaacTGACCCATTGTttctcatttaatatattttaattaatacacCGTCTAGGTTGCTGATTTGAAATATTCTGTAAGCTTTATTCTACTAGAGCAATCTGAATAAAATGAAGACTTATTTGTTGCTACTGTCAATCTTTTCACTGTTGCTGCTCGTTATCAGGTGTGCTACTTTTTGACATTTGTATATGTTTTCTGGTGTCAATAAGTGTATCACTCTTAAGTAATTTTCTGTTGTTTCATTTTGGGATTTCTCATTAACTGTTTATATTGAACTTTGTGTTCTATACAGCCTgctttttttattgttgtatttgCCACCAAAGAGTTTATGGACGTCCAACCAGGTAATGCTAGTGATGGGAAGCTGCCAGCAATTGAGATTTCCTCTGGGCCAGTAGAGTCTAAAAGTTCAAGCCTTGTAGATGCAGTACTTTGTTATGTTGTAAATTCTGACAGTCATATCAATAagaatattttgtgttgaaagtagtaacttttaactatgttgactatttaagactccttgaatacttaaagaatattttgtatgttttaaactaatttgtggattattaatacaatgttgaatgtttttactttttgttatttgaaaatcaagttcatttgatgctagtatatattagaaaactaatttaaatatataaaaaaattaaaatataatagaataaattagtgttatataaataaaatatataacgagaatttaaacatatctaaatataacaataatacgaaaattgtgttataatatttattacaataacactttttatgcaaagaattgtgttatgcaaacttcattatataacacaaaaaatgtgttatagtaaagtgtagtataacacaaaaaaagtgttatactaaagtgtagtataacacaaaaaaagtgttatagtatcgactataaataacataattcaacacttatctatatattaaaataacatagaaattgtgttatcgttgacaatacaataacacatctgtataacactgataaagtgttatgtaaagtaccctgacctacgataacatagtctatcttaacacatcagaaaatGTTATCataggttttgataacacatttttggtgttattaaaagcattttttcttgtagtgtcataTGGTGTTGGCCATTACAGGTGCCTCTGTGCATTTCTCTATTAAAAGCAtacgataataataataaatattgtttGATCTTATCATTGAAACGTAGTAGTTGGATCCCATAATGATGTGTCTAATGTCTTTGTGCTCTTGCTAGGGTAATTAAATATTGATAAACGTTCTGAAGGCTAACTTTTCTTGGCAATTTCCCATACCACTAcagcttttctctctctctctctctctctctctctctctctctctctctctctattttcactcttatattattttaagtagttatgcataataatattaaaatatatgtatgataagagagagagagacaaagtTGGAGTGGGTGCACCTAATTTAATTTTATCAtgcatatattttaatattattatataataaatatgttGGATTTGGACACCAACTTGTCATGTTTAATTGTCACACATCAGCATCTTTTGTCTGtactttaaaatttattatcaaaactctattttttttattttacaccaaacttttactttatattttacaTCAACTACTCTATTTTTAtctctacattatttaaataatatattaaaattatattattcataAAAGAGTTATTTGGAGTTAATTGTGGTAAAGTATCTTCCGTCCATGTTTTGGTGCAATCGTGCATCAACTCTCACCGTTAAGTTTATCTATAACACGTAGGCAAATGTATCCAATTGAAATGATATTTGGCGAAAATACCCAATTTAAAAAATGTTTGCGGTGACAGTACACAATTTAAGAGAAATTTGCAATAAAAGTATCGAAGTTATATACCAATTTCATACCATGTAGGTGGATTTTACGACGAAACAGATAACTACACCAAAACATGGATGGAAAGTACTTTCACCGtaaaaaaaataacttgggtacttaagtgttatgaaaacaataatttaaatattttgactgCAAATATCCcttcattaaaaaataataatttcctaGATTTTTCTCGTTTTTAGTGCTACTTtaaatgttttttaaaaaaattattcttttttctttctctatttctctactttttatttatttgctactttttttcttattttaattaataaaaagtattaaatatataataattaaatgatgtaaaagaaaataaaaaaaaatctcatgaTGTAATATAAAAATGTTATGTAAAACAAATAAAGTGGGATATTTGtgagatattttaaaaaataaaattaagaagcTCTAAGTGATGGAAGAAGCACAATTACATCTTTAAAATGAATCTTCATTTTACATCTAAATCTCCTAATGGAAGAGTTTTTATGGGAGTGGTTCTTCAAATTTGAAGAGTTTTTTGAAGTAAAGCTTCAGGCCAATCTAATGGTAAATACTAAATGTATTCTATAATCATATATTATAGGATAATTCTTTCCTGGGGCATAGAAAATGCTTCTACCACATGGGCGTTTTCTATATCttgtattttataaatttataactaattttttttcttgacCGTATATATTATACTTATAGCAGACATCTCactaatttttaagaaattccaaataatttatcgTGCCCAAATCAAAGTTAAAACAGTCAATTGCACATGTGactaagttttttttatacgtgtGCAAAACATACTAATTGAGTTCTGTTTTgggtactataaattattcagaatttctagaaaaattaGTGTGATACCTGCTACAACTAAAATAGACAATGTCATGAAAAAATAATTGGgttataattttttcaaaataccaaaaacaaaaaaTGAGACTGCGGTAGAGCCATTAGAATTATCATATGTTATATACCATAAaggctaatttttttttcttggcaACTTCTTCCAACTATCTACTTAGCTTTATTTTTTCATGAGTCATATCTCTCAATCTCACTCTATTTTTTATTTGACAAGAAAGACTAATTGGACAGTATCTTTTAATTTAATAATCGTCTAAACGTGATGGACGGTTGGACCTATATACCGTCTATTCATATGATGAATTTAAAATAAGATCAATATATAATCAGTCATACAAAGAAAATATACACACAACCTCCTTATTTCCCTGCGTATtgatttctcatattttctcacCAGAATCTGAAACCATGGCCGACTTAATGGTTGGGGGAGCTCTTCTCTTTGGTTTGTTCAATGTCATCTTTGATAGGCTTGCTTCTAAAGAGGTCATTGACTTCTTTAAAGGAAAGGAAGACATTCTCCAAAACTTGAAGACTGTGTTGCTCTCCGCTAATGTTCTACTCAACGATGCCGAGAAGAAACAACTTGGAGACAagaatgtgaagaagtggcttGAAGATCTTAAAGAAGCAATTTATGAAGCAGACCATGTGATGGACAAGATCAACACTGAAGCCCTGCGACTCAAGATGGAGAAAGATGAATCTGAAAGCACAGCAAGTAAGTCCTTGAACTTTTTCAAAAGAATTTATAATTCATTTGAAATAGCTGTGAAATCTGAAATAGAAGGGATCACTAGTGCATTAAAGGATCTCTTAGCCCAAACAGAGTATCTTGGTTTGAAAAAAGTTGAGCTGAAAACAACATTACATAGACCACCTGCACCTTTGTTAGATGATTCTAAGGTTTATGGAAGGGAGAATGATAAAGAGGCTATTGTTAAGCTAGTATTGTGTGATGATGTTGGTGACCATAGGATTGTCCTAATTCCTATAATAGGGATGGCTGGTATTGGCAAAACTACACTTACTCAAAGTGTATATGACGATACCACTGTCCAACAACACTTTCAATTGAAAGTGTGGGTAACTATCTCCGAAGATTTTGATGTTTTGAAAATAACTAAACTTATTTTTGAGGCAATCGCTAAAACAAGTTGCGAAGCAAAGGAGCTAAATCAACTTCAAAATGAATTGAAAAATGCTTTGACAGGGAAGAAGTTTCTTTTTGTTCTAGATGATGTATGGAATGAAAATTATTTGTTGTGGGACTCTTTGAAAAGCTCTTTTCAATCTGGCGATCAAGGAAGTAAGATCATTGTGACCACGCGTAGCAAAGATATTGCTTTGATGATGAGAACGATGCATGTTCAGCCTTACGAGCTTAAAGAAATATCTTACGAAAATTGTTGGAAGTTGTTTGCAGAACACGTCTTTGATAATATAGGCTCTCCAATGAGGTACACCAAGACTTGGAAGAAATCGGAAAGCAAATTGTAAAAAAGTGCAAGGGTCTTCCTTTGGCTGTAAAATCGATGGCTGGACTTTTACGATCTATGTCCACTACTGAAGAATGGAGACATGTACTGCAAAGTGATATTTGGGAGTTGTCCGATTGCCGCGGCATAAGAACAAATAATCTTAATATGGATGGCAGAAGGTCTTTTACAACCTCAAAAAGGAAAAGGTATTGAAGATGTTGGAGAAGAGTACATGAGTGCTTTAATATCAAGATCATTTTTCCAAAGATCCAGACACTATTCTCTCTCTATGCACGATGTTATGCATGATCTAGCTATGTATGTATCAGGTCAGTGTTGTTCTATTTATGATAGTTGTAATGACTTCCACAAGCTAAATGGTAGCAAGACACGCCATCTATCATACATGAAAGACTTAAAGGATACAGTAGAATTTGACAACTTTTCTAGAGTGAAGGATTTGCGCACCTTGTTAGCTTTACCATTGCGAGATACAAATCCATGGCAGCAGACACAATTAAAGCTTGAAATTGTGCTGAAGGATGGAGGATGCTTAAGATCACTTTCTTTGTCAGCATCATGTATCACAGACTTGCCTGATTCAATTGGAAATTTAAAACATCTCAGGTATTTGGATGTGTCTCGCACGAAAGTTAAGGAATTACCTCATTCAGTTTGTGGGCTGTACAATTTGGAAACACTCTTGTTGTCGAgttgtataaatctcacacaaTTGCCTACCAACATGTCCAAGTTAATCAACCTGCGTCATCTTATGACAAGAGGGACTCCTCTAAAAGAGATGCCACCGAAGATTTGTAATATGATAAATCTTCAGAGGTTAAGTGATTTTGTTGTGTGTAAAAATGATGGGTCCAGGATCAAAGAGTTGGGTAAGTTGGATAATTTGCATGGACGCTTGGAGATTTCAGGACTTGAGCATGTTAGAGAAGTGCGTGATGTTTCGGAAGgcattttgaagaacaaaaagtATCTCAATAAACTCATTCTTTTATGGAACGGTGTGGCAGATAGCTCAACAAAGGAAAGAGAAGTACTTGATGCACTCCAACCACATGTAAATTTAAAGGTACTCAAAATTAGAGATTATAACGGTACAAGCTTGCCAGATTGGGTAACACATCCATCATATTGTAACTTGAAAAAAGTTGATCTACACTGTAGAAATCTTTGCTTGTCATTGTTATCATTTCGGCTGCTAAGTTCATTGATAGATTTTCGTGTTTCTTGTCTTGATATGCATGATGAATTTCGTAGTATGTCTTTGAATAAGCCCTTTCCATTCTTAGCAAGATTAGAGCTTCATGATACAGATATGTTGGATTGGTCATTTATTAATACAAGTGACCAAAGATGTGAGATTTTTCAATGTTTAAAGCAATTTGATTTAGTCAGTTGTGGGAAGCTGAGTGTGGCATTGCCTATCTGTAATTTTCCATCTTTAAAAATTATCAATATTGCATCTTGCGATGATTTGGTAACTATATTTCCAACAAGTACTCACATTGACTCTCCATATCCTTCCCTCAAAATGTTGAACACAATGCATTGCTCAAGGTTGGAAACCTTTTCAGAAATGGGATTGCCCTTTACTTTACAATTTCTACGCATCGCATCATGTGATAAGCTCATGGAAAACCGCATGAAATGGAATTTACAAAGACTCCCATCATTGAATTCCTTAGAACTCTGGCATTGTGAAGAAATGGTGGATTCATTTCCAGAGGAATGGCTGCTCCCAC
The Humulus lupulus chromosome 6, drHumLupu1.1, whole genome shotgun sequence DNA segment above includes these coding regions:
- the LOC133786078 gene encoding putative disease resistance protein At3g14460, which encodes MSALISRSFFQRSRHYSLSMHDVMHDLAMYVSGQCCSIYDSCNDFHKLNGSKTRHLSYMKDLKDTVEFDNFSRVKDLRTLLALPLRDTNPWQQTQLKLEIVLKDGGCLRSLSLSASCITDLPDSIGNLKHLRYLDVSRTKVKELPHSVCGLYNLETLLLSSCINLTQLPTNMSKLINLRHLMTRGTPLKEMPPKICNMINLQRLSDFVVCKNDGSRIKELGKLDNLHGRLEISGLEHVREVRDVSEGILKNKKYLNKLILLWNGVADSSTKEREVLDALQPHVNLKVLKIRDYNGTSLPDWVTHPSYCNLKKVDLHCRNLCLSLLSFRLLSSLIDFRVSCLDMHDEFRSMSLNKPFPFLARLELHDTDMLDWSFINTSDQRCEIFQCLKQFDLVSCGKLSVALPICNFPSLKIINIASCDDLVTIFPTSTHIDSPYPSLKMLNTMHCSRLETFSEMGLPFTLQFLRIASCDKLMENRMKWNLQRLPSLNSLELWHCEEMVDSFPEEWLLPPSLRRLKIFECNNLKALNSKGFQHLTSLR
- the LOC133784514 gene encoding uncharacterized protein LOC133784514, with amino-acid sequence MQAIQIGATKVLSMLLMTADFLPPYFSASSFGLDDKQPAFFIVVFATKEFMDVQPGNASDGKLPAIEISSGPVESKSSSLVDAVLCYVVNSDSHINKNILC